Below is a window of Rodentibacter sp. JRC1 DNA.
GAAATATTTTTTTCATAAAAAATCCACTATAAAGTCTCGAATAAAAGAAAAATAAAGAAAACGGCTGTAATAACCAACTCGGTTAGACCTACTTGTTTTACGGAAAGTTTCTTACGAGGTAAAAAAACCGCACGAATCAGGCTTACAAAAAACGCAAGTGCCAAATAAAATTGCCCGATAAAGACGAAATACAACACCAATAAAGAATGAAAAATAATAGAAACCCATAAATATTTCGGATTTTTTCTCTCCCGCATCACCGATTTTACATAAAGTGTCGTACCGATAAAGAAAAGGCTCGGATAAATCGCAACCCACCAAATTTTGGCATCAAAGATACGGTCGGGAAAATAATAAGATCCCATTCCGGCAAGGGCAAAAATCGCAATACCGGCAAAATCATTTAATAAATTTCGTTCATCTTTTTGCTTGGTGAAATAAATAGTGACAAAAACAAAAGGCAACATTGCCACCATAAAATACAAAACTTGCCAATTGTAAAATAAAGCGGGCACGGCAAAAATTAAAGTTATAGCGGCATAAATCATCGTCCATTTTCTATATTCCGCCCCATTTTTACCTTTAAACAAATTCAAGAAAGGATATGTCATCAAATAAAGGGAAAACCACGCAGCCAATAAAAAAGTATGTTCCCACACAGGCTGTGCAAGTAACATTCCGTAAATAAAAGGCAATAATGCCATCACCATAGCGCCATGTTGATTGGAAATCAGCAATTTCATTTTTAATTTCATCTTTGCTTCTAAGTGAGAACAATTCTCGCTATTCTACCCTGACAAACTTGAATTTACAAAGATTCAGCCCCGTTTTAAAATAGAAAAAATTCGGCATTATGTATCAGTTGCACAAAACAGAGTAGGGTGTGTTAGCCAAAGGCGTAACGCACCGTTAAACCCGAGTTTGGTGCGTTACGGCAAGCCTAACGCACCCTACATTTGAATTAAAAACAGCCTTTTATGCAAGTGATGCATAACACCGAAAAAATTCAATTTGAAAGGAGTTATTATGTCTATTCAACGCATTCAGCCAAGCCAACGTTTTTGTGAAGTATCTATCCATAATGGTGTAGCCTACTTTGCCGGACAAGTACCGGATACCACTCTCGAAAAAAATGCCTATGAACAAACAAAAGAAGTATTAGCATTGATTGATAAATTATTAGCAGAGATCGGATCACACAAAAGTAATATTTTGAATGCACAAATTTTTCTTGCGGATATGCAAGATTATACCTTGCTAAACCAAGCCTGGGATGAATGGGTCGATAGTGAAAACCCACCGAGCCGAGCGACTGTCGAAGCCAAATTAGCCGTACCGGAATGGAAGGTAGAAATCGTGATCACTGCCGCCGTATAAATGTTAAATTTGTGATCCTCCGCAAAGAAATTTTGTTTCATTTCCTTTACAATTCAGTCTTCTAACAAACACAATAAGGAGTAAATTATGCAAATTTGGGCAACTGAAATGTGGCTGGCTGCCGGTATTGGTTTAGTCGTTGGCGTGATTCTTGGTTACTTAATTTTACGTTTCACCAAAGGTTCTGTGAAACAGCAAGTACAAAAAGAAAGCGAGCTCAAAGCAGTAAAAGCACAACTTGAAGCTCAAAACGAGCAACTCGAAAAACATTTTTCCGAAAGCGCGGAATTATTTAAAACCCTTATCGGCGATTATCAAAAACTCTATCGTCACTATGCAAATTCTTCCGACACTTTGCTTGGTAAAAACCCAAAAGGTTTATTCACCCAACAACTGATTACAGCTGCGGATAAACCGAATGAAGAAGCACCGAAAGATTATTCGGAAGGCTCTTCGGGATTATTAAAGACAGATAAAGAAAATCATTAAATCTTTTCAAAGTGCGGTCAGAAAAAACAATTTCAATTCTGACCGCACTTTTTTAATCTTTTTATAATACGCTCTTGTTTTTCTTGAACATTCGCCCCATTTTTTTGTCTCATGAAACGCTCATTTAGCAAGATATTTTTTACTTGGAGATTTTATGAAAAAAAGACATTTTATATTAAGTAGTATTGCGTTAGGTTTAAGTGTTTTAGGCACCTCTATCAGTACACAGGCAAGTCTGCCGAGTTTTATCACCGAGCAAAACAGCCTAGCACCAATGCTTGAAAAAGTGCAGCCGGCAGTAGTAACCATTTCTGTGGAAGGCAAAGCAAAAACAAGCAACCGTTCTCCAATATATGATGATATTCCGGAGGAATTTAAATTCTTCTTTGGAGATCAATTCGCAGAACAATTTGGCAAACGGGGCGGATCACGTAATTTCCGCGGACTAGGTTCCGGTGTCATCATTAAT
It encodes the following:
- a CDS encoding YwiC-like family protein; translated protein: MKLLISNQHGAMVMALLPFIYGMLLAQPVWEHTFLLAAWFSLYLMTYPFLNLFKGKNGAEYRKWTMIYAAITLIFAVPALFYNWQVLYFMVAMLPFVFVTIYFTKQKDERNLLNDFAGIAIFALAGMGSYYFPDRIFDAKIWWVAIYPSLFFIGTTLYVKSVMRERKNPKYLWVSIIFHSLLVLYFVFIGQFYLALAFFVSLIRAVFLPRKKLSVKQVGLTELVITAVFFIFLLFETL
- a CDS encoding RidA family protein, giving the protein MSIQRIQPSQRFCEVSIHNGVAYFAGQVPDTTLEKNAYEQTKEVLALIDKLLAEIGSHKSNILNAQIFLADMQDYTLLNQAWDEWVDSENPPSRATVEAKLAVPEWKVEIVITAAV
- a CDS encoding YhcB family protein; translation: MQIWATEMWLAAGIGLVVGVILGYLILRFTKGSVKQQVQKESELKAVKAQLEAQNEQLEKHFSESAELFKTLIGDYQKLYRHYANSSDTLLGKNPKGLFTQQLITAADKPNEEAPKDYSEGSSGLLKTDKENH